Proteins encoded by one window of Gemmatimonadota bacterium:
- a CDS encoding succinate dehydrogenase/fumarate reductase iron-sulfur subunit: MAQTITFQVWRGDGTSGHFEEYRTAVSDGMVVLDAIHQIQSESANDLAVRWNCKAGKCGSCSAEINGMPRLMCMTRLNQLDLDKPITVEPMRAFPLVRDLVTDVSSSFRQKKRIRQFTPRAPDAPDGTWRMAQGDVDRIQEFRKCIECFLCQDVCHVLRDHHLHDEFVGPRLLVHAAQLEMHPLDVLDRTGDLKDKHNIGYCNITKCCTKVCPENITITDNAIIPLKERVVDQHYDPLHKLVSLFRHKEPARVSS; this comes from the coding sequence ATCGCTCAGACGATCACATTTCAGGTGTGGCGTGGCGACGGCACGTCAGGGCACTTCGAGGAATACCGGACCGCAGTATCCGACGGGATGGTCGTGCTGGACGCGATCCATCAGATTCAGTCGGAGAGCGCCAACGATCTGGCGGTCCGCTGGAATTGCAAGGCCGGCAAGTGCGGCTCGTGCTCTGCCGAGATCAACGGCATGCCGCGACTCATGTGCATGACTCGCTTGAATCAGCTCGATCTCGACAAGCCGATAACCGTCGAGCCGATGCGTGCATTTCCGCTCGTGCGTGATCTGGTTACCGACGTTTCCTCGAGCTTTCGCCAGAAGAAGCGCATCAGACAATTCACGCCGCGCGCGCCGGATGCACCGGACGGAACGTGGCGCATGGCGCAGGGCGACGTCGACAGGATTCAGGAATTCCGGAAATGCATCGAGTGCTTCCTGTGCCAGGACGTGTGTCATGTGTTACGCGATCATCATCTGCATGATGAATTCGTAGGACCGCGATTGCTCGTGCACGCGGCGCAGCTCGAGATGCATCCGCTCGATGTGCTGGATCGCACAGGGGACCTCAAGGACAAGCACAACATCGGTTACTGCAACATTACCAAGTGCTGCACCAAGGTCTGTCCCGAAAACATCACGATCACCGACAACGCGATAATTCCGCTCAAGGAGCGTGTCGTCGATCAGCACTACGATCCGCTGCACAAACTAGTCAGTCTGTTTCGTCACAAGGAACCAGCGAGGGTCTCATCATGA
- a CDS encoding fumarate reductase/succinate dehydrogenase flavoprotein subunit: protein MTVYETHTYDVLVIGAGGAGLRAAIEAAHSGASVGLVCKSLLGKAHTVMAEGGVAAALANTDERDNWQVHFADTMRGGQYLNNWRMAELHAREAPDRVRELEAWGAVFDRTPDGRILQRNFGGHKYPRLAHVGDRTGLEIIRTLQDYVIHQPVEVNMECTVISLLRDGNRVTGALAYDRERGRFKVFVAGAVVLATGGIGRAYRITSNSWEYTGDGQSLAYNAGAALQDMEFVQFHPTGMVWPPSVRGILVTEGVRGEGGVLVNNEGRRFMFDDIPENYRSQTADNEEEGWRYTQGDKSARRPPELLTRDHVARCIMREVREGRGSPHGGVFLDISWIGSKLPNAEEHIKRKLPSMYHQFKQLADIDITKEPMEVGPTTHYVMGGIRVDGDTQMSTVPGLFAAGECAAGLHGANRLGGNSLSDLLVFGKRAGEHAALFASQNPAVPPHQDAIDVLASYALEPFEREGDSVEGPYQVQHDLQAMMQDLVGIVRREEDMQKALSGLAVLRARASQVSVPGNREYNPGWHTALDLANLLTISEAITRSALERKESRGGHFRDDYPEKDPAFAHFNTVVTRGPDGRMQVSRVPLPEMRDDLKQIIEEQK, encoded by the coding sequence ATGACCGTGTACGAGACCCATACATACGATGTGCTGGTGATCGGAGCGGGCGGCGCCGGACTTCGCGCCGCGATCGAGGCTGCACATTCCGGCGCATCTGTCGGGCTCGTCTGTAAATCGCTGCTGGGAAAGGCTCACACGGTAATGGCGGAGGGTGGCGTTGCAGCCGCACTCGCCAACACCGACGAGCGAGACAACTGGCAGGTTCACTTTGCCGATACCATGCGCGGCGGGCAGTATCTCAACAACTGGCGCATGGCAGAGCTGCACGCGCGCGAGGCACCGGACCGCGTGCGGGAGCTGGAAGCGTGGGGCGCCGTTTTCGACAGAACTCCCGACGGACGGATTCTTCAGCGTAACTTCGGCGGTCACAAGTACCCGCGTCTTGCGCACGTTGGCGATCGCACTGGACTCGAGATCATTCGCACGCTGCAGGATTACGTGATCCACCAGCCTGTCGAAGTGAACATGGAATGCACCGTGATCTCGCTTCTGCGTGACGGTAATCGCGTCACGGGAGCGCTCGCGTACGACAGGGAGCGCGGGCGCTTCAAGGTGTTCGTCGCCGGAGCGGTAGTGTTGGCTACGGGTGGAATCGGCCGCGCCTACCGCATAACGAGCAACAGCTGGGAGTACACTGGCGACGGCCAGTCGCTCGCGTACAATGCAGGCGCTGCGCTTCAGGACATGGAGTTCGTGCAGTTTCATCCCACGGGGATGGTGTGGCCGCCGAGTGTGCGCGGAATTCTCGTGACGGAGGGCGTTCGTGGCGAGGGCGGCGTTCTTGTGAACAACGAAGGGCGTCGCTTCATGTTCGACGACATTCCGGAGAACTATCGCAGCCAGACCGCGGATAACGAAGAGGAAGGCTGGCGTTACACGCAGGGCGACAAGAGTGCACGTCGTCCGCCCGAGCTGCTCACGCGCGATCACGTTGCGCGTTGCATTATGCGCGAGGTGCGCGAGGGGAGAGGCAGTCCGCACGGCGGAGTCTTTCTCGACATCTCGTGGATCGGATCGAAGCTGCCGAATGCGGAAGAGCACATCAAGCGCAAGCTGCCGAGCATGTATCATCAATTCAAGCAGCTCGCCGACATCGACATTACAAAGGAGCCGATGGAAGTCGGCCCTACGACGCACTATGTGATGGGTGGCATTCGCGTCGACGGCGATACGCAGATGTCGACCGTGCCCGGTCTGTTCGCGGCAGGCGAGTGCGCCGCGGGGTTGCACGGAGCGAATCGTCTGGGTGGAAACTCGCTGTCCGATCTGCTTGTCTTCGGGAAGCGCGCGGGGGAACATGCGGCACTGTTCGCGAGTCAGAATCCCGCCGTCCCGCCGCATCAGGATGCGATAGACGTGCTGGCCAGTTACGCACTCGAGCCGTTCGAGCGGGAGGGCGACAGCGTCGAGGGGCCCTATCAGGTGCAGCACGATCTCCAGGCGATGATGCAGGATCTCGTCGGCATCGTTCGCCGGGAAGAAGACATGCAGAAGGCGTTGAGCGGGCTCGCTGTTCTGCGCGCTCGGGCCTCGCAGGTGTCCGTGCCGGGGAATCGGGAGTACAATCCGGGATGGCATACCGCGCTCGATCTCGCGAATCTGCTCACGATCTCCGAGGCGATAACACGCTCCGCGCTCGAGCGTAAGGAGAGTCGCGGTGGCCACTTCAGAGATGATTATCCGGAGAAAGACCCCGCATTCGCGCATTTCAACACGGTTGTGACTCGCGGGCCCGACGGCAGGATGCAGGTCTCACGCGTTCCCTTGCCGGAGATGCGCGATGATCTGAAGCAGATAATCGAGGAGCAGAAATGA